The nucleotide sequence AAGCAGATCAATGACACCTATGGTCACGGTTTCGGTGACGAGGTGTTGCGGCTGTTCGCCCGGCGTGCCGGGGAATTGCTCAGCGGGCGCGATTTCTGTGCCCGTTTCGGCGGCGAGGAGTTCCTGATTGTGCTGGTGAAGACCGATCTGGAGCAGGCACGGAATGTGCTTGAACAATTGCGCCGCAACCTGGCGGCCGAGCGCTTCGACGACGCGCCTGCGCTCAGGGTCACAGTGTCGCAGGGGCTGGCCGACTACACTGCCGGCGAAACGCTGGAAGACTGGCTGGCGCGCGCGGACGATGCGCTGTACCGCGCCAAGAGCCAGGGGCGCAATCGTACCGTGGTTGCCCACCGCGGCCGTCTCGACGGCACCGGCGACGCACTGCCGGTGCCGGAATAATCTTTGGATGCGTCTGCGGACGTATCCAGTGTGCTTGCGGCGTCTGCCGCGCACAGTGTCAGGGTAAGGGGGGGACATGATTCGTGAGCTGGAGCAGGCCGATGCCCTGTCGCTGGATGACCAGCGGCTGGCGCGCCGCCATGCGCGCACCGCGCTGGCGATCAGCGGCCTGCACACCATGATCTGCCTGTTTTATTTCCAGGGCGGCTACATGGTCGCCAATGGGCCGACCCTGGCCATGCTGCTCGGCGGTATCTGGGCCGGCAACCTGTTGCTGACGCTGCTGGTATTTTCCGGTCGTTTCCGTCGGCGCCGTGACCCGAGCCTGTCGCTGCCCTGGAACCTGTGGCTGACCACCTCGATGATGACCAGCGCCTACTTCATGGACGAGTTCCGGATCAGTATTGCGATGCTGTTCTTCGCCGCCATGCTGCTGGCCTCGTTCCGGCAGTCGCTGCCGGGGCTGTTGATCATGTCGATTGGCGCGGTCAGCGGTTATCTGCTGGTACTGGTGCTGGTCTGGCACAACCGCAGCGTGCAGATGAACCTGACGCTGGAAATGTTGCAGTGGCTGATCTTCTGCATGGCATCGGTGAGTTTTGTCATCACGGGTGTCGGCATCAATGCGCTGCGCACCAACCTGACGGCAAAAAACCGCCAGTTGGGCGATGCTTTGATGAAAGTGCGCGAGATGGCGATCCGTGATGAACTCACGGGGCTGTTCAACCGCCGCCACATCATGGAAGTGCTGACGCAACAGCAGGCGCTGGCGGAATCCGGTGAATACCGGTTTGCGGTCTGTTTCGTCGACCTGGATCATTTCAAGCGCATCAACGATCGCTTTGGCCATGCCGCCGGTGATGAGGTACTGCGCCGTTTCGCCGAGATCGCGCGCGCATCGTTGCGCGAGGCGGATTACACCGGGCGGCTCGGTGGCGAGGAATTCGTGCTGGTGCTGACGCAGAGTGATCTGGACGGTGCCGCGCAGGTGGCCGAGCGGTTGCGCGTGGCGCTGGCGGGCGAGGATTTCAGCGCACTGGACCCGGCGCTGTCGGCGTCGGTGTCGATCGGCATTGCGGCGTATCGGGTCGGTGAAGAATTGAATGAAACGCTGGCACGGGCGGATCGCTGCCTGTATCAGGCCAAGACCCGTGGTCGTGACCAGGTGATCACTGAAGAGGCGCTGCCGCTGGCGGTGCCGGCCTAGACCCTGTTCATACTAAATCCAATAGCCCGCGATTATGAGCGGAGCTCGTGTTCAATCGCCGTCGCAACGAACTGGTTCAGGCTTTGACCCCGTGCCTGCGCCGCATCGGCGGCGAATTCATGCAACTCGGAAGGCAGCCTGACCTGGAATTTCCCGGAGTACGATTTGTTGGGCTGGACGCCACGCTTTGTGCACTCATCAAGAAAGACTTTCAGGGAAATTTCACCTTCTTTGCGCAGGGCAGCAACGCTGTCCGCATAGAAATCAGCCCCGCCGTTCAGCCCGGTGAACTCGCCACGGAACATCTCGATGTCCGGGTCAAATTGAATGACTGCCCGGTAGCCATTGATGATCATGATGTTGTTCATGGCATGACTCCGTTATCTTCCAGCCACTTGCGAATGCTGGCCACTGCGCCCTTGTCAGTATCCGGCGAAGGATGGGGGCGGTGGAACACGCGAATTTCGCCGAACAGAAAGATGGCGACACGAGACCCTTCACGCTCCTCAATCTCGGCGCCCAGCGCCTGGAAGAGTGCCTCTATGTCTTTCCACGGCACGCTGCCGGGCGTGGGGCGGCTGAAGAGGCTGGCAAGTGTCCGGCCGTGTTTGCGTTTCATGTCAGAATGGTACTGCTATGTGGTACTGCATTCAATGCTCAACGGAGCGCCCGCACAGGGAGCAGGATAAGCGTGCCACGGGCTGTCAGGGCGCGACATCCATGCCAGAGGGAAAGGCCGGCGCGCTTTAGTTGCCAAACAGCACCAGATGCTTGGCAGCGATATCCACCTTGAGCAATGCGCCAACGTCCACATCCACATGGCTGCCGGTCAGGCAGCTCAACTGTTCGCCATTGTCCATTTCCAGCCGGTAGAGAATGTTCGGCCCGGTGAATACCCGGTGCTGGACACGTGTGGCGAGCGCGCCCTGTTCGGCCGGCACCACGTCTTCGGGACGCAACAGGACATCCACCTGGCTGCCGGCGGGGCGTGTCAGTGGCCGGTGGCTGTGCAGCCGGCCGGCGGCGGTGCTGACGTGGTTGTCGTCGTCGACGATGCCGCGCAAAAAGGCCCCGGCGCCAGCGAATTCCGCCACGAAGCGGGTCGCTGGCGCATGGTAGATGTTGTAGGGGCTATCCCATTGCATCAGTTCACCCGCGCGCAGGATGCCGACGTGGGTGGCAATGGCGAAGGCCTCTTCCTGATCGTGGGTGACGATCACGGCGGTGGTGCCTTCGTGCAACAGGATGGCGCGCAGCTCCTGGTTGAGCTGGCGGCGCAGGTCGAGGTCCAGGCTGGCAAAAGGTTCGTCGAGCAGGATCAGCGGCGGGCGTGGGGCCAGGGCCCGCGCCAGCGCGACGCGCTGTTGCTGGCCGCCGGACAGTTCGTGCGGGTAGCGCCCGCCCATGCCTTGCAGGCGCACCATGGCCAGGCATTCATCGACCCGTCGCTGACGTTCGGCGGCACTGACGCGGCGCAGGGCAAAGCCGACATTTTCGGCCACGGACAAATGCGGAAACAGGGCGTGATCCTGGAACACCATGCCCAGGCCGCGCTGCTCCGGCGGCAGCGTAAATCCGGCGCTGGAAGCGCGCTGGCCATTGATGCGAATGTCGCCGCCGGTGAGTGGTTCCAGACCGGCGATGGCGCGCAGGGTAGTGGTCTTGCCGCAGCCGCTGGGGCCGAGCAGGCAGGCAATCTGGCCGCGTTCCAGGGTAAAGCTGACGTCGCGCACGACCTCGTGCTCGTCGTAGCGGCAATGGATGCGGTCAAGCTGCAGCGGTTGGGAAAGAGGCTGGGGCATCGTGCTGGCTCGTCAACGGTGACGGGCCAGCACTATAGCAGAAATCCGCACCGTCTCAGCCGGTGGGGCCGATCAGCAGGAATTCCAGCAGCGCCTTCTGGGCATGCAGGCGATTTTCCGCCTCGTCCCAGACCACGGCGCGCGGGTCGTCGAGCATATCCAGGCTGACCTCCTCGCCCCGGTGCGCTGGCAGGCAGTGCATGAACAGCGCCTGCTTGTCCGCGCGGTCCATCAGCGCCGGGCTGACCTGGTACTGACTGAACGCCTGCACGCGCTGTGCCTGTTCCTCTTCCTGGCCCATCGAAGCCCAGACATCGGTGACCACCAGATGCGCGCCCTCGACGGCGGCCTGCACGTCACGTTCGATGCGCACGCGGTCGCTGTTTTCGGTGACCAGGTCGGCGCGGGGATCAAACCCTTCCGGGCTGCTGATCACCAGTTCGAAGTCGAACTGGCGCGCGGCGTTGATGTAGGAGTTGCACATGTTGTTGCCGTCACCGACCCACACCACGCGCTTGCCCTGGATGCTGCCGCGATGTTCCACATAGGTCTGGATATCGGCCAGCAACTGGCATGGATGAAAATCATCGGTCAGCGCGTTGATCACCGGCACCGACGAATGTGCGGCGAAGGTTTCCACCGTGCTGTGGGCGAAGGTGCGGATCATCACCGCATCGACCATGCGCGACATGACGCGTGCGGAATCCTCGATCGGTTCGCCCCGGCCCAGCTGGGTATCACGTGGCGACAGGAAAATGGAGCTGCCGCCGAACTGGGTCATCGCCACTTCAAACGAGACGCGCGTGCGCGTGGACGCCTTTTCGAAAATCATGCCCAGTGTGCGGCCGCGCAGCACTTCGTGGCGCTGGCCATTCCTGAGCATGGTTTTCAGCTCGATGGCGCGCTGGATCAGGTAGCCGAGTTCGTCGCGGCTGAGGTCGCGCAAGGTGAGAAAATGGCGCACGCTCATGCGGCCTCCTGCTGGCGGGCAAACTCCCGCACGGCGGCGACAACGCGTGTCACCAGCGTGTTGATTTCCTGTTCGCTGATCACCAGCGGCGGCAGCAGGCGGACCACGCTGCCGGCGGTGACGTTCACCAGCACGCCCTGGGTGCGGGCCAGCTGTACGATCTCCGGGCAATCGCGATCCAGTTGAATGCCGACCATCAGGCCCTTGCCACGCACTTCAGTGACCATCGGCAGGTCGGCGAGCGCGTCGCGCAGGCCCTGGCACAGCAGTTCGCCCTTGCGTTTGACCGTCGGCATGACCTGTTCGGACAGGGTTTCCACCACGGTCAGCGCGGTGGCGCAGCCGAGCGGGTTACCGCCGTAGGTGCTGCCGTGGCTGCCGGGGCTGAGCACGTCGGCGGCGCGGCCGGCGGCCAGGCAGGCACCGATCGGGAAGCCGTTACCGAGGCCCTTGGCGGTGGTCAGTACATCGGGCACCACACCGGCACCGACGCAGAAGAAATAGTCGCCGGTCCGCGCGTTGCCGCTCTGTACTTCGTCCAGCATCAGCAGCCACTCGTGTTCGTCGCAGAGCGCGCGCAGGCCGGGCAGGTAATCGTCCGCCGGCACGCGCACGCCACCTTCGCCCTGGATCGGCTCTACCAGCACGGCGACGATGTTGTCGTGCTGGCTGGCCAGTGCACGGATGGCGTCGAGATCGTTCCACGGCGCACGCACGAAGCCGTCCACCAGCGGTTCAAAACCGGCCTGGGCCTTTTTGTTGGCGGTGGCGGTCAGGGTGGCCAGCGTGCGGCCGTGGAAGGCGTTTTCCAGCACCACGATGGTCGGCAGGCTGACGCCGCGCCGGTTACCGTACAGCCGCGCCAGCTTGATCGCGGCTTCGTTGGCCTCGGCACCGGAGTTGCAGAAAAAGGCTTTCTGCATGCCGCTGATCTGACACAACACGGCAGCCAGGCGCTCCTGGGCATCAATGTGGTACAGGTTCGAGGTGTGCATCAGTGTGCCGGCCTGACGCGCCAGGGTTCGCGTGACTTCCGGATGGCAATGGCCAAGGTTGCAGACGCCAATGCCGGAAATGGCATCCAGGTAGGCGTTGGCATCGGTGTCAAACAGCCACACGCCTTCACCCCGGGTGAAGGTCAGTGGTTGCCGCGCGTAGGTGGGCATCAGGTAGTTGTTGGTCATCCTCGGGCCTTTCCTGCCTGTGTCAGGCATCTGCGAACCGGCGTTGCCGGGTGCGGGTGGCCGGTGCGCAGGGCATCGGCCGCCGAAACAAAAAACGGCAGCCAGGGCTGCCGCAAGCGCTCGATAATAGCGGTCCCGGCAGAAGGGTGCAATTATGCGCAGGCCTTCGCGCAGGGCATGTGTGCGTGCCCAGCATGACGTGACCATGTGTACACCGAGTGACTGATCAGGAGACGTTTCATGGACGCGGTGCAACTGAGCATTTTCGCCAATCGCCTGTCCGGTATCTGTGAAGAGATGGGGGCCTTGCTGCGCCGCTGTGCGTTTTCACCGAACATCAAGGACCGGCTGGATTTCTCCTGTGCCATTTTTGATGCCGACGGCGAGCTGTGTGCGCAGGCCGCGCATATTCCGGTGCACCTGGGCAGCATGGCCTATGCCATGCGCGATCTGGTGTCTGGCCGGGACTGGCAGCCGGGGGCGTTGCTGGTGGTCAATGATCCCTACCTGGGCGGCACGCATTTGCCGGACGTCACGGTGGTGGCGCCCGTATTCGGCCTCGGGGAGCGCCCGTTGGCGTTTGCCGTGACGCGCGCGCACCACGCCAATATCGGCGCCACCGCGCCGGGTTCCATGCCGGTGTCGCGACATCTGGAAGAAGAGGGCGAAGTGATTGCGCCGCAGTGGTTGCGACGTGACGGCGCCTGGCAGCAGGCGCTGGTGCAGCGGCTGGCCGGCGGCGCCATGGACCCGGAACACTCCCCGCGCTTTGGTGATTTCGTTGCGCAGGCCAGCGCCTGCGAGGCAGGGGCCGGCTGGCTGGCGACGCTGGTCAGCGAACGGGGCGAGCACTGGATTCAGGATGGGGTGGCTGCCCTCAATGCCTACGGCGAGCGGCTGGCCGGGCAGATGATCGCGGCCATTCCCGACGGCTGCTACCACTTCGCCGATGTGCTGGATGACGATGGCCAGGGCACGGTGGATATTCCCGTGGTGGTGACGGTCACCATCGCCGGAGCGCGCGCGCAGGTGGATTTCACCGGTACGGCACCGCAGGTGCCGGGCAATATCAACTGTCCGCTGTCGGTCGCGGCGGCGGCGGTCTATTACTGTTTCCGCTGCCTGCTGCCGCCAGCGGTGCCCGCCTGCGCCGGGCTGTTCCGGCCGGTCAGCCTGAGCGCGCCGGAGGGTTCGCTGGTCAATGCCCGGCGCCCGGCGGCGGTGGCGGCCGGTAATGTGGAAACCAGTTCACGCATTGTCGATGCCGTACTGGGCGCGCTGTCGCAGGCCATGCCCGAGCGTATCCCGGCGGCCAGCCAGGGCAGCATGAACAACCTCGCCATGGGGCAGGGGGCGCAGCCCGGCCAGCCCGGCTGGGACTATTACGAAACCATGGGCGGCGGCATGGGTGCCTCGGCACAGGCGGATGGCCTCAGCGCGGTGCAGACGCACATGACCAATACCCTGAACACACCGATCGAGAGTCTGGAGCGGCATTATCCGTTGCGCGTGTGGCGCTACGCCCTGCGCCGGGGCAGCGGTGGCGCGGGTGC is from Isoalcanivorax pacificus W11-5 and encodes:
- a CDS encoding GGDEF domain-containing protein gives rise to the protein MIRELEQADALSLDDQRLARRHARTALAISGLHTMICLFYFQGGYMVANGPTLAMLLGGIWAGNLLLTLLVFSGRFRRRRDPSLSLPWNLWLTTSMMTSAYFMDEFRISIAMLFFAAMLLASFRQSLPGLLIMSIGAVSGYLLVLVLVWHNRSVQMNLTLEMLQWLIFCMASVSFVITGVGINALRTNLTAKNRQLGDALMKVREMAIRDELTGLFNRRHIMEVLTQQQALAESGEYRFAVCFVDLDHFKRINDRFGHAAGDEVLRRFAEIARASLREADYTGRLGGEEFVLVLTQSDLDGAAQVAERLRVALAGEDFSALDPALSASVSIGIAAYRVGEELNETLARADRCLYQAKTRGRDQVITEEALPLAVPA
- a CDS encoding type II toxin-antitoxin system HicB family antitoxin; its protein translation is MNNIMIINGYRAVIQFDPDIEMFRGEFTGLNGGADFYADSVAALRKEGEISLKVFLDECTKRGVQPNKSYSGKFQVRLPSELHEFAADAAQARGQSLNQFVATAIEHELRS
- a CDS encoding type II toxin-antitoxin system HicA family toxin, whose translation is MKRKHGRTLASLFSRPTPGSVPWKDIEALFQALGAEIEEREGSRVAIFLFGEIRVFHRPHPSPDTDKGAVASIRKWLEDNGVMP
- a CDS encoding ABC transporter ATP-binding protein, translated to MPQPLSQPLQLDRIHCRYDEHEVVRDVSFTLERGQIACLLGPSGCGKTTTLRAIAGLEPLTGGDIRINGQRASSAGFTLPPEQRGLGMVFQDHALFPHLSVAENVGFALRRVSAAERQRRVDECLAMVRLQGMGGRYPHELSGGQQQRVALARALAPRPPLILLDEPFASLDLDLRRQLNQELRAILLHEGTTAVIVTHDQEEAFAIATHVGILRAGELMQWDSPYNIYHAPATRFVAEFAGAGAFLRGIVDDDNHVSTAAGRLHSHRPLTRPAGSQVDVLLRPEDVVPAEQGALATRVQHRVFTGPNILYRLEMDNGEQLSCLTGSHVDVDVGALLKVDIAAKHLVLFGN
- the argF gene encoding ornithine carbamoyltransferase; amino-acid sequence: MSVRHFLTLRDLSRDELGYLIQRAIELKTMLRNGQRHEVLRGRTLGMIFEKASTRTRVSFEVAMTQFGGSSIFLSPRDTQLGRGEPIEDSARVMSRMVDAVMIRTFAHSTVETFAAHSSVPVINALTDDFHPCQLLADIQTYVEHRGSIQGKRVVWVGDGNNMCNSYINAARQFDFELVISSPEGFDPRADLVTENSDRVRIERDVQAAVEGAHLVVTDVWASMGQEEEQAQRVQAFSQYQVSPALMDRADKQALFMHCLPAHRGEEVSLDMLDDPRAVVWDEAENRLHAQKALLEFLLIGPTG
- a CDS encoding aspartate aminotransferase family protein, with the translated sequence MTNNYLMPTYARQPLTFTRGEGVWLFDTDANAYLDAISGIGVCNLGHCHPEVTRTLARQAGTLMHTSNLYHIDAQERLAAVLCQISGMQKAFFCNSGAEANEAAIKLARLYGNRRGVSLPTIVVLENAFHGRTLATLTATANKKAQAGFEPLVDGFVRAPWNDLDAIRALASQHDNIVAVLVEPIQGEGGVRVPADDYLPGLRALCDEHEWLLMLDEVQSGNARTGDYFFCVGAGVVPDVLTTAKGLGNGFPIGACLAAGRAADVLSPGSHGSTYGGNPLGCATALTVVETLSEQVMPTVKRKGELLCQGLRDALADLPMVTEVRGKGLMVGIQLDRDCPEIVQLARTQGVLVNVTAGSVVRLLPPLVISEQEINTLVTRVVAAVREFARQQEAA
- a CDS encoding hydantoinase B/oxoprolinase family protein, producing the protein MDAVQLSIFANRLSGICEEMGALLRRCAFSPNIKDRLDFSCAIFDADGELCAQAAHIPVHLGSMAYAMRDLVSGRDWQPGALLVVNDPYLGGTHLPDVTVVAPVFGLGERPLAFAVTRAHHANIGATAPGSMPVSRHLEEEGEVIAPQWLRRDGAWQQALVQRLAGGAMDPEHSPRFGDFVAQASACEAGAGWLATLVSERGEHWIQDGVAALNAYGERLAGQMIAAIPDGCYHFADVLDDDGQGTVDIPVVVTVTIAGARAQVDFTGTAPQVPGNINCPLSVAAAAVYYCFRCLLPPAVPACAGLFRPVSLSAPEGSLVNARRPAAVAAGNVETSSRIVDAVLGALSQAMPERIPAASQGSMNNLAMGQGAQPGQPGWDYYETMGGGMGASAQADGLSAVQTHMTNTLNTPIESLERHYPLRVWRYALRRGSGGAGAQTGGDGLVRELEFLAPAQVTLLTERRRHAPWGLAGGQPGALGENQLNGEPLPGKVSFQAMPGDRLRVASAGGGGFGRS